A stretch of Lactuca sativa cultivar Salinas chromosome 6, Lsat_Salinas_v11, whole genome shotgun sequence DNA encodes these proteins:
- the LOC111877588 gene encoding homeobox-leucine zipper protein ATHB-8 — protein MMAVSSACKGDPMGMDNGKYVRYTPEQVEALERLYHDCPKPSSLRRQQLIRECPILSNIEPKQIKVWFQNRRCREKQRKEASRLQAVNRKLSAMNKLLMEENDRLQKQVSNLVYENGYFRQQTQNTALATTDTSCESVVTSGQHHLTPQNPPRDASPAGLLSIAEETLTEFLSKATGTAVEWVQMPGMKPGPDSIGIIAISHGCTGVASRACGLVGLEPTRVVEILKDRPSWCRDCRAVDVLNVLTTGSNGTIELLYMQLYAPTTLAPARDFWLLRYTSALEDGSLVVCERSLNNTQNGPSMPPVPHFVRAKMLPSGYLIRPCDGGGSIIHIVDHVDLESGNVPEVLRPLYDSSTLLAQRTTLAALRQLRQISQEISQPMVTSWGRRPSALRSLGQRMSRGFNEAINGFSDEGWSMMESDGVDDVTVLVNSSPDKVMGAAPIYADGFPSISNAILCAKASMLLQNVPPAILTRFLREHRSEWADSSIDGYSAASVKSGPCGLPMARNGNFGGQVILPLAHTIEHEEFMEVIKLENMSHYRAEDMLMPADIFFLQLCSGVDENSIGTSAELIFAPIDASFTDDAPLLPSGFRIIPINNVTNHPSQNPTRDLASALEVGPPGSRTPADYLGQSGPTKSVMTIAFQFAFEIHLQENIAAMARQYVRSIIASVQRVALALSPSPFGPRSLQIPNGTPEAHMLTRWICQSFRCFLGEDLFKTVDERSDSMLKTLWHHSDAIMCCSLKAMPDFTFANQAGLDMLETTLVSLQDITLDKIFDGGGRTNVCSELPQVLQQGFVCLPGGICLTSMGRPVSYERAVAWKVLNDEESPHCIAFVFVNWSFV, from the exons ATGATGGCGGTGAGCTCCGCCTGCAAAGGTGATCCGATGGGGATGGACAACGGAAAATATGTCCGGTATACGCCGGAGCAAGTCGAAGCTTTAGAACGCTTATATCACGACTGCCCAAAACCCAGCTCACTTCGCCGGCAACAACTTATTCGTGAATGCCCAATTCTCTCCAACATCGAACCCAAACAAATCAAAGTCTGGTTTCAAAACCGAAG ATGTAGAGAGAAGCAACGAAAAGAGGCATCGAGGCTACAAGCTGTGAATCGGAAGCTATCAGCCATGAACAAGTTGTTAATGGAGGAGAACGATAGGTTGCAGAAACAAGTTTCTAATTTGGTATACGAAAACGGCTATTTTCGTCAGCAAACTCAAAac ACGGCGCTCGCCACCACGGATACAAGCTGCGAGTCGGTGGTGACGAGCGGTCAACACCATTTGACTCCTCAAAATCCACCAAGGGATGCCAGTCCTGCAGG gcTTTTGTCTATTGCAGAGGAGACTTTAACAGAGTTTTTATCAAAGGCAACTGGGACTGCTGTAGAGTGGGTCCAAATGCCTGGGATGAAG CCTGGTCCGGATTCCATTGGAATCATCGCTATTTCTCATGGTTGCACAGGTGTCGCATCACGTGCATGTGGTCTAGTTGGTCTAGAACCTACTAGA GTTGTCGAAATCTTAAAAGATCGGCCATCTTGGTGTCGCGATTGTCGAGCTGTTGATGTTCTTAATGTGCTCACAACTGGAAGCAATGGCACCATTGAGCTTCTTTACATGCAG CTTTATGCACCAACAACTTTAGCTCCAGCACGTGACTTTTGGTTACTTCGGTATACGTCTGCTTTGGAAGATGGCAGCTTAGTG GTTTGTGAAAGATCATTAAACAACACTCAGAATGGGCCTAGTATGCCACCTGTACCACATTTTGTGAGAGCCAAAATGCTGCCAAGTGGGTACCTAATTCGACCTTGTGATGGTGGTGGATCGATAATTCATATTGTTGATCATGTCGATTTAGag TCGGGAAATGTTCCGGAAGTCTTGCGCCCTTTATACGACTCATCAACATTACTTGCTCAAAGAACTACACTTGCG GCTTTACGCCAATTAAGGCAGATTTCACAGGAGATTTCTCAACCAATGGTGACTAGTTGGGGAAGAAGACCTTCTGCTCTTCGTTCACTAGGCCAAAGAATGAGCAg GGGTTTCAATGAAGCCATTAATGGTTTCAGTGATGAAGGTTGGTCTATGATGGAAAGTGATGGAGTTGATGACGTCACTGTTCTTGTAAACTCATCTCCTGATAAAGTCATGGGTGCAGCTCCAATATACGCAGATGGATTCCCATCGATTAGCAATGCCATTCTATGCGCTAAAGCTTCAATGCTCTTACAA AATGTGCCACCTGCAATACTTACAAGATTCTTGAGAGAACATCGATCAGAATGGGCTGATAGTAGCATTGATGGATACTCGGCTGCTTCGGTCAAATCTGGTCCTTGTGGATTACCAATGGCTAGAAATGGAAACTTTGGTGGACAAGTTATTCTTCCATTAGCTCATACAATTGAACATGAAGAG TTTATGGAGGTTATTAAGCTTGAAAATATGTCTCATTATCGCGCGGAAGACATGCTCATGCCTGCAGATATCTTCTTTTTGCAA CTATGTAGTGGAGTTGATGAGAATTCAATCGGAACTTCCGCCGAACTTATTTTTGCTCCAATCGATGCCTCTTTCACCGATGATGCACCACTTTTACCTTCTGGATTTCGTATAATCCCCATTAATAATGTGACG AATCACCCTAGTCAGAATCCGACACGTGACCTGGCATCAGCTCTCGAGGTGGGCCCACCCGGGAGCCGAACACCCGCGGATTACCTTGGACAATCGGGGCCCACGAAATCGGTTATGACCATTGCATTTCAGTTTGCTTTTGAGATCCATCTTCAAGAAAATATAGCAGCCATGGCTAGGCAGTATGTGAGAAGTATCATTGCGTCTGTTCAAAGGGTCGCATTGGCACTTTCCCCTTCACCTTTTGGCCCTAGAAGTCTTCAAATTCCCAATGGTACCCCTGAAGCACATATGCTGACTCGTTGGATCTGTCAAAGCTTTCG TTGCTTTCTTGGTGAAGATCTGTTTAAAACGGTTGATGAACGAAGTGATTCGATGCTTAAAACACTTTGGCATCATTCAGATGCCATAATGTGTTGTTCCTTAAAG GCGATGCCAGATTTCACGTTTGCAAATCAGGCGGGGTTAGATATGCTTGAGACAACATTGGTTTCACTTCAAGATATTACTCTTGACAAGATTTTTGATGGAGGTGGAAGAACGAATGTTTGCTCTGAGCTCCCACAAGTTCTACAACAG GGTTTTGTGTGTCTTCCAGGTGGCATTTGCTTGACGAGTATGGGGAGACCTGTGTCGTATGAAAGAGCAGTAGCTTGGAAGGTGTTGAATGATGAAGAAAGCCCTCATTGCATAGCTTTTGTATTTGTTAATTGGTCTTTTGTTTGA